In one Hyphomicrobium sp. 99 genomic region, the following are encoded:
- a CDS encoding YkgJ family cysteine cluster protein, with the protein MAHFNCLNCPGYCCSYPVIALNKRDVERLAKHFTLKYETAKRRFTREGHGHKYLMRRKGDKIYGRICQFFDTKKRCCTIYKARPTACRDYPGPGRCGYYDFLMHERRCQNDPTFAAITNHKD; encoded by the coding sequence ATGGCTCACTTCAATTGCCTCAACTGTCCGGGATATTGCTGTTCGTACCCGGTTATCGCGCTCAACAAGCGCGACGTCGAACGCCTCGCCAAGCATTTCACACTGAAATACGAAACGGCGAAGCGGCGCTTCACGCGCGAAGGCCACGGCCACAAATATCTGATGCGCCGCAAGGGCGATAAGATCTACGGCCGCATCTGCCAGTTCTTCGACACCAAGAAGCGCTGCTGCACGATCTATAAGGCGCGCCCGACAGCCTGCCGCGATTACCCCGGCCCCGGCCGCTGCGGCTACTATGATTTTCTGATGCACGAGCGCCGCTGCCAGAACGACCCGACGTTCGCCGCGATCACCAATCACAAAGATTGA
- a CDS encoding cupin domain-containing protein, translating into MADSKAKPPLAIAADAAPLRTKPSNYPEPFFSRMGKREKRPLGDIFGLKNFGVNLTTLLPGGESALLHRHSKQDEFVYILEGRPTLVTDQGEIELAPGICAGFPAAGIAHHLVNRTESDVVYLEIGDRTPGDEGSYPNDDLKASLGPDGKWIFTRKDGRPY; encoded by the coding sequence ATGGCCGACAGCAAGGCAAAGCCGCCTCTCGCAATCGCAGCCGATGCCGCTCCTCTCCGCACCAAGCCGTCGAACTATCCCGAGCCCTTCTTCAGCCGCATGGGAAAGCGCGAGAAGCGGCCGCTCGGCGACATCTTCGGCCTCAAGAACTTCGGCGTGAACCTGACGACGCTTCTCCCGGGCGGCGAGTCCGCGCTTCTGCATCGCCACAGCAAGCAGGACGAGTTCGTCTATATTCTCGAAGGCAGACCGACGCTCGTCACCGACCAGGGTGAGATCGAACTCGCGCCGGGCATATGCGCGGGCTTCCCCGCGGCAGGCATCGCCCATCATCTCGTCAACCGGACCGAGAGCGACGTCGTCTATCTCGAGATCGGTGACCGCACACCTGGCGACGAGGGCAGCTATCCCAACGACGACCTCAAGGCCTCGCTCGGCCCCGACGGCAAGTGGATCTTCACGCGGAAGGATGGGCGGCCCTATTGA
- a CDS encoding cation diffusion facilitator family transporter — protein MKAAEAGDRKRVETGGSKSVIFVAFACNLGIAVAKFLAAFWTQSSAMLSEAIHSLVDTSNQLLLLLGISRGNLPPDAQHPFGHGKEIYFWSFIVAMVLFSLGAGVAIYEGIEKVLHPQPLQHVFVLYVVLLVAMTLEGYSTVKAVGEFNRRRQSSGQGFITALRASKDPTLFAIVLEDLAAMVGLTIALLGTMAAHLGGYDWADGVASILIGCVLAFVAIFMSSEIRSLIVGEAASHPVQTGIRKIIEAETGADKPIRKINEIRTMHLGPQDILVTASVDFDDWVSARTVEDVTARLQKAIKSRYPDVHNLFIEVQSEQTFAASKNASQIQVVGSAAH, from the coding sequence ATGAAAGCCGCGGAGGCGGGGGACAGGAAAAGAGTGGAAACGGGCGGTTCTAAAAGCGTTATTTTCGTCGCCTTCGCGTGCAACCTCGGAATCGCGGTCGCAAAATTCCTCGCTGCGTTTTGGACCCAGTCCTCAGCGATGCTCTCTGAAGCGATCCACTCTCTCGTCGATACCTCGAACCAGCTGCTGCTCCTTCTCGGCATCAGCCGCGGGAACCTGCCGCCCGATGCCCAGCATCCGTTCGGACACGGCAAGGAAATCTACTTCTGGAGCTTCATCGTCGCGATGGTGCTCTTCTCTCTTGGTGCAGGCGTCGCGATCTACGAAGGCATCGAAAAAGTCCTTCATCCGCAGCCGCTGCAGCACGTATTCGTGCTGTACGTGGTGCTGCTCGTCGCCATGACGCTCGAAGGCTATTCAACCGTGAAGGCGGTCGGTGAATTCAACAGAAGACGCCAATCGTCCGGGCAGGGATTCATCACAGCGCTCCGCGCCTCGAAGGACCCGACGCTCTTCGCAATCGTGCTCGAAGACTTGGCGGCGATGGTCGGCTTGACGATTGCGCTTCTCGGGACCATGGCGGCCCATCTCGGCGGCTATGATTGGGCTGACGGCGTCGCCTCGATCCTGATCGGCTGCGTCCTGGCGTTTGTCGCGATCTTCATGTCGAGCGAAATTCGCTCGCTGATCGTCGGCGAAGCGGCGTCGCACCCCGTTCAAACCGGAATACGCAAAATCATCGAAGCAGAAACGGGCGCCGACAAACCGATCCGCAAAATAAACGAGATTCGCACGATGCACCTCGGCCCCCAGGACATCCTGGTGACGGCGAGCGTCGATTTCGATGATTGGGTGAGCGCCCGGACTGTCGAGGATGTGACGGCTCGACTGCAGAAGGCGATCAAATCACGCTACCCGGACGTGCATAATCTCTTCATTGAAGTGCAGTCCGAGCAGACGTTTGCGGCCAGCAAGAACGCGTCTCAGATCCAAGTCGTTGGCAGCGCCGCCCACTGA
- a CDS encoding ester cyclase, which translates to MARSAGGGSRLGLKPNGKKISFSEHVFYKLRDGRISEVRSLIDRDAVARQLAE; encoded by the coding sequence GTGGCGCGCAGCGCCGGGGGGGGGTCTCGCCTAGGCCTCAAGCCCAACGGCAAGAAGATCTCATTCTCCGAGCACGTATTCTACAAACTGCGCGACGGCCGGATCAGCGAAGTCCGCTCCCTCATCGACCGCGACGCGGTGGCTAGGCAGTTAGCGGAGTAG
- the uvrA gene encoding excinuclease ABC subunit UvrA gives MKSPAKKPAPRAGSELMKTIHVRGAREHNLKNVDLEIPRDALVVFTGLSGSGKSSLAFDTIYAEGQRRYVESLSAYARQFLEMMQKPDVDHIDGLSPAISIEQKTTSKNPRSTVGTVTEIYDYLRLLFARVGVPYSPATGLPIESQTVAQMVDRVLELPEGTRLLILAPVVRGRKGEYKKEIAEWQKKGYQRLKINGTVYDIGDAPKLDKKYKHDIDVVVDRIVVKKDLGVRLADSFEQSLKLSDGLAIAEYVDKPLSKAETEGANKSKNDTHERILFSSRFACPVSGFTIDEIEPRLFSFNAPAGACPVCDGLGSELRFEPDLVVPDGSLSLEKGAIYPWAKTGVSSPYYEQTLESLAKHYKISMKTPWERLPKHVQLAILFGSGDEDIVFTYWDGSRNYSTEKPFEGVIGNIARRFKETDSDWVREELSRYQAAHPCEGCGGYRLKPQALAVKVGGKHIGEVCDLSIKNANDWFAEIPKTFTKQQSEIATRILKEIRDRLKFLNDVGLTYLTMSRASGTLSGGESQRIRLASQIGSGLTGVLYVLDEPSIGLHQRDNDRLLDTLKHLRDIGNTVIVVEHDEDAIMHADYVVDVGPGAGIHGGRVVAQGTPQDIMDNPASLTGEYLSGVRYVPIPKTRRAPDKSKSLTVVGARENNLKNVSASIPVGLFTCITGVSGGGKSTLLIDTLFKAVARKLNNAKEHPGEHDKITGIEHFDKIIDIDQSPIGRTPRSNPATYTGAFTPIREWFAGLPEAKTRGYEPGRFSFNVKGGRCEVCQGDGVIKIEMHFLPDVYVTCEECKGKRYNRETLAVTFKEKSIADVLDMTVEEGAEFFKAVPSIRDKLETLARVGLGYIHIGQQATTLSGGEAQRIKLSKELSRRATGRTLYILDEPTTGLHFHDVAKLLEVLHELADAGNTVVVIEHNLEVIKTADWVIDLGPEGGDGGGTIVAAGTPEDVAKVKESYTGQYLKPVLARKPKPANKKQAAE, from the coding sequence ATGAAATCACCTGCGAAAAAGCCCGCCCCCCGCGCCGGGTCCGAATTGATGAAGACCATCCACGTGCGTGGCGCGCGTGAACACAACTTGAAAAACGTCGATCTCGAAATCCCGCGCGACGCGCTTGTCGTGTTCACGGGCCTTTCGGGCTCGGGCAAATCCTCCCTCGCCTTCGACACAATCTACGCCGAGGGACAACGCCGTTATGTCGAAAGCCTCTCGGCTTACGCCCGCCAATTCCTCGAGATGATGCAGAAGCCGGACGTCGATCACATCGACGGCCTGTCGCCCGCGATCTCCATCGAGCAGAAGACGACCTCAAAAAATCCCCGCTCGACCGTCGGCACGGTGACGGAGATCTACGACTACCTCCGCCTGCTGTTCGCCCGCGTCGGCGTTCCCTATTCCCCCGCGACCGGTCTCCCCATCGAGAGCCAGACCGTCGCGCAGATGGTCGATCGCGTGCTCGAGCTGCCAGAAGGCACGCGCCTTCTCATCCTCGCGCCAGTCGTGCGCGGCCGCAAAGGCGAATACAAAAAGGAAATCGCCGAGTGGCAGAAGAAGGGCTACCAGCGCCTCAAGATCAACGGCACCGTCTACGACATCGGCGACGCCCCGAAGCTCGACAAGAAGTACAAGCACGATATCGACGTCGTCGTCGACCGCATCGTCGTGAAGAAAGACTTAGGCGTTCGCCTCGCGGACTCCTTCGAGCAGTCGCTGAAATTATCGGACGGCCTCGCGATTGCGGAATACGTCGACAAGCCTTTGTCGAAAGCAGAGACCGAGGGCGCGAACAAATCGAAGAACGATACGCACGAGCGCATTCTCTTTTCTTCCCGCTTCGCCTGCCCCGTTTCCGGCTTCACGATCGACGAAATCGAGCCACGGCTCTTCTCGTTCAACGCGCCCGCGGGCGCCTGCCCCGTATGCGACGGCCTCGGCTCCGAGCTTCGCTTCGAGCCGGACCTCGTCGTGCCCGATGGATCGCTCTCCCTCGAAAAGGGCGCGATCTATCCATGGGCGAAAACCGGCGTCTCGTCTCCCTATTACGAGCAGACGCTCGAAAGCCTTGCCAAGCACTACAAGATTTCGATGAAGACGCCGTGGGAGCGCCTGCCGAAGCACGTGCAGCTCGCGATCCTCTTCGGCTCCGGCGACGAAGACATCGTCTTCACCTACTGGGACGGCAGCCGCAACTACTCAACCGAGAAGCCGTTCGAAGGCGTCATTGGCAACATCGCCCGCCGCTTCAAGGAAACGGATAGCGACTGGGTCCGCGAAGAGCTCTCGCGCTATCAGGCGGCGCACCCGTGCGAAGGCTGCGGCGGCTATCGACTGAAACCGCAGGCACTCGCCGTGAAAGTCGGCGGCAAGCATATCGGCGAGGTCTGCGATCTCTCGATCAAGAACGCCAACGACTGGTTCGCGGAAATCCCCAAGACCTTCACGAAGCAGCAGTCCGAAATCGCGACGCGCATCCTGAAGGAAATCCGCGACCGCCTGAAATTCCTGAACGACGTCGGCCTGACCTACCTCACGATGTCGCGCGCGTCCGGCACGCTGTCGGGCGGCGAAAGCCAGCGCATTCGTCTCGCCTCGCAAATCGGCTCCGGCCTGACAGGCGTCCTCTACGTCCTCGACGAGCCGTCGATCGGCCTGCATCAACGCGACAACGACCGCCTGCTCGACACGCTGAAGCACCTGCGCGACATCGGCAACACCGTCATCGTCGTCGAGCACGACGAGGACGCGATCATGCACGCCGATTACGTCGTCGACGTCGGCCCCGGCGCCGGCATCCACGGCGGCCGCGTCGTCGCTCAAGGCACCCCGCAAGACATCATGGACAACCCGGCGAGCCTCACCGGCGAATACCTCTCGGGCGTCCGCTACGTGCCGATCCCGAAAACGCGCCGCGCCCCCGACAAATCGAAATCGCTCACCGTCGTCGGCGCGCGCGAGAACAACCTGAAGAACGTCTCGGCCTCGATCCCCGTCGGCCTCTTCACCTGCATCACCGGCGTCTCGGGCGGCGGAAAATCGACGCTCCTGATCGACACGCTCTTCAAGGCCGTCGCGAGGAAGCTCAACAACGCCAAGGAGCACCCCGGCGAGCACGACAAGATCACCGGCATCGAGCACTTCGACAAGATCATCGACATCGACCAGTCGCCGATCGGACGCACGCCGCGCTCGAACCCCGCGACCTACACCGGCGCCTTCACGCCGATCCGCGAATGGTTCGCAGGCCTCCCCGAAGCGAAAACGCGCGGCTACGAGCCGGGCCGCTTCTCGTTCAACGTGAAAGGCGGACGCTGCGAAGTCTGCCAGGGCGACGGCGTCATCAAGATCGAGATGCACTTCCTGCCCGACGTCTACGTCACGTGCGAGGAATGCAAGGGCAAGCGCTACAATCGCGAGACGCTCGCCGTCACCTTCAAGGAGAAGTCCATCGCCGACGTGCTCGACATGACCGTCGAGGAAGGCGCCGAGTTCTTCAAGGCCGTGCCGTCGATACGCGACAAGCTCGAAACGCTCGCGCGCGTGGGCCTCGGTTACATCCACATCGGCCAACAGGCGACGACGCTATCGGGCGGCGAAGCGCAGCGCATCAAGCTGTCGAAGGAACTCTCGCGCAGAGCAACGGGACGCACGCTGTACATTCTCGACGAGCCGACGACGGGCCTTCACTTCCACGACGTCGCCAAGCTTCTCGAGGTGCTGCACGAACTGGCGGACGCGGGCAACACCGTCGTCGTGATCGAGCACAACCTCGAAGTCATCAAGACCGCCGACTGGGTCATCGACCTCGGCCCCGAAGGCGGCGACGGCGGCGGCACCATCGTCGCGGCCGGAACGCCCGAAGACGTCGCCAAGGTCAAGGAAAGCTATACGGGACAGTACCTGAAGCCGGTGCTGGCGCGGAAGCCGAAGCCCGCAAACAAGAAGCAGGCGGCGGAGTAG
- a CDS encoding toll/interleukin-1 receptor domain-containing protein, with protein MIAGIWQSTLECQDPSLDLQLDKRGNMSKGQKIFISYSHFDEHALERFNKHLAMLKRDGLILEWFDQKILAGGDIDSEISKHLDECELFIPLVSPDFLASTYCYENEMTRALERHDRGTMRVVPVIIQACEWKASPLKKLKALPRDGKPIADWRNENNAWLDVVTQLRDVVHELTTAPRNEPRSSPSQKAERASKYRVKRDFDEVDKLEFRRRAFSTLLKYFADATKEVAEVENIKSHFALIGDDGFTCTVVNRARNHGVAHITVYSNGRRLSFGDIVYSFAERADRNSAHGWFEIAADEYELFLERNGMNGMLRGSDTARLTPEQAAAELWDELLEKTGITYA; from the coding sequence ATGATCGCTGGCATCTGGCAAAGCACGCTTGAATGCCAAGACCCATCATTAGATCTTCAACTCGACAAACGGGGTAATATGTCTAAGGGACAAAAGATTTTCATATCATATTCCCACTTTGATGAGCATGCCTTGGAGCGATTCAACAAGCATCTCGCGATGCTAAAACGCGACGGCCTGATTTTAGAGTGGTTTGACCAGAAGATTCTGGCCGGGGGTGATATCGATTCAGAAATTTCCAAACATCTGGACGAATGCGAACTCTTCATTCCGCTGGTTAGCCCCGACTTCCTCGCATCTACTTACTGCTACGAAAATGAGATGACGCGAGCATTGGAGCGACATGATCGTGGCACTATGCGCGTTGTTCCGGTCATCATCCAGGCCTGTGAGTGGAAAGCATCTCCACTTAAAAAACTTAAAGCCTTACCAAGGGACGGCAAACCCATCGCCGATTGGAGGAACGAAAACAACGCTTGGCTGGATGTCGTCACCCAACTTCGCGACGTCGTTCATGAGCTGACAACAGCTCCGCGCAACGAACCTCGAAGTTCGCCTTCGCAAAAGGCAGAGCGAGCATCAAAATACAGAGTAAAACGTGATTTTGACGAAGTAGACAAACTGGAATTCCGACGGCGAGCGTTTTCAACGTTGCTCAAGTATTTTGCTGATGCCACCAAAGAAGTCGCCGAAGTCGAGAACATAAAGTCCCACTTCGCTTTAATTGGAGACGACGGCTTCACATGCACTGTCGTCAATCGTGCACGAAACCATGGCGTAGCTCACATCACAGTTTATTCAAATGGGCGACGCTTATCGTTTGGGGACATTGTCTATTCTTTCGCAGAGAGAGCAGATCGCAACTCCGCGCACGGCTGGTTTGAAATAGCGGCCGATGAGTACGAGTTATTTTTGGAGCGGAACGGCATGAACGGCATGCTGCGCGGAAGCGATACGGCGAGGCTCACTCCAGAACAGGCGGCTGCTGAATTATGGGATGAATTATTGGAAAAAACGGGAATTACTTATGCCTAG
- a CDS encoding zinc ribbon domain-containing protein YjdM: protein MSTLPPCPKCSSEFTYEDRNLCVCPECAHEWDPQSTSARDDEDAKVYRDSAGNTLQDGDTIIVIKDLKLKGSSKVVKMGTKVKNIRLVDSDHDIDCKIEGIGPMSLKSEFVKKA, encoded by the coding sequence ATGAGCACGCTGCCACCCTGCCCAAAATGCTCCTCCGAATTCACCTACGAGGACCGCAACCTCTGCGTCTGCCCGGAGTGCGCGCACGAGTGGGATCCCCAATCGACCTCCGCGCGCGATGACGAGGACGCGAAGGTCTACCGCGACTCGGCGGGCAACACATTGCAAGACGGCGATACGATCATCGTCATCAAGGATCTGAAGCTGAAGGGCTCAAGCAAGGTCGTGAAAATGGGCACCAAGGTGAAGAACATCCGCCTTGTCGACAGCGATCACGACATCGACTGCAAGATCGAGGGCATCGGCCCCATGAGTCTCAAGTCCGAATTCGTCAAGAAGGCGTAG
- a CDS encoding single-stranded DNA-binding protein — MAGSVNKVILVGNVGKDPEIRRTQDGRPIANLSVATSDTWRDKATGERKEKTEWHRVVVFSEPLCKVIEQYVKKGAKVYIEGALQTRKWTDQSGAEKYSTEVVIQGFNGTLTMLDGAGGGRGASVGMQESGADYGSSDGGFGSSSSSSEPRRVAKTGGPKGGFDKAIDDEIPF, encoded by the coding sequence ATGGCAGGGTCGGTCAATAAGGTCATTCTGGTTGGCAATGTCGGCAAGGACCCTGAGATCCGCCGCACGCAGGACGGGCGTCCGATCGCCAACTTGAGCGTCGCGACGAGCGATACGTGGCGCGACAAGGCGACGGGCGAGCGCAAGGAAAAGACCGAGTGGCACCGCGTCGTCGTCTTCAGCGAGCCGCTTTGCAAGGTCATCGAGCAGTACGTGAAGAAGGGCGCGAAGGTCTACATCGAAGGCGCGCTGCAGACGCGCAAGTGGACCGATCAGAGCGGCGCCGAGAAGTATTCGACTGAAGTTGTCATTCAGGGCTTCAACGGCACGCTGACCATGCTTGATGGCGCGGGCGGCGGACGCGGGGCGTCGGTCGGGATGCAAGAGAGCGGCGCCGATTACGGTTCTTCGGATGGCGGCTTCGGAAGTTCTTCGAGTTCAAGCGAGCCGCGTCGCGTCGCCAAGACCGGTGGTCCGAAGGGCGGCTTCGACAAGGCCATCGACGACGAGATTCCTTTTTGA
- a CDS encoding GFA family protein, producing the protein MTVQKTGGCLCQSVRYEINGPLNPILACHCSQCARTSGNFATMTSTAAANVTMLSDETLRWFQSSENVNRGFCSRCGSNLFWKQTGSPDIYITAGTIDKPTGLRIIGHIYVASKSDYYDITDGLPQKDEW; encoded by the coding sequence ATGACGGTACAAAAGACGGGCGGCTGCCTTTGCCAGAGCGTACGTTACGAAATTAACGGACCTCTCAATCCCATTCTGGCATGTCACTGCTCGCAATGCGCCAGAACGAGCGGCAACTTCGCGACCATGACGAGTACCGCCGCCGCCAACGTCACCATGTTGTCAGACGAAACGTTGCGCTGGTTTCAATCATCGGAAAACGTGAACCGCGGCTTCTGCTCGCGCTGCGGCAGCAATCTTTTTTGGAAGCAGACCGGCAGCCCCGACATCTACATTACCGCCGGCACGATCGATAAACCGACGGGCCTTAGAATTATCGGGCACATCTACGTCGCCTCTAAATCCGACTACTACGACATCACCGACGGCTTGCCGCAAAAAGACGAATGGTGA